A single window of Pseudomonas lutea DNA harbors:
- the cyoE gene encoding heme o synthase — protein sequence MSLKHFIQITKPGIIFGNVLSVAGGFFLASKGHVDIGLFLAAVIGTSLVVASGCVFNNCIDRDIDVKMERTKNRVLVQGLVSVKLALIYATVLGILGVGLLYTQANALAALFAVIGFVIYVGFYSLYLKRKSVHGTLVGSLSGAMPPVIGYVAVSNTFDLAALTLLVMFSLWQMPHSYAIAIFRFNDYRAASIPVLPVKRGIRVAKRHILIYILAFLLATLMLTFGGYAGLNYLAVAAAMGMYWLYMAWTGYKAKDDTVWARKLFVFSIFTITALSVAMSLDFQVTKELLVTYAAP from the coding sequence ATGTCACTGAAGCACTTTATCCAAATCACCAAACCGGGGATCATTTTCGGTAACGTGCTTTCGGTGGCAGGTGGCTTTTTTCTGGCGTCCAAGGGGCATGTCGACATCGGCCTGTTCCTGGCCGCGGTGATCGGGACTTCGCTGGTAGTGGCTTCTGGCTGCGTCTTCAACAACTGCATCGATCGAGACATCGATGTAAAGATGGAGCGCACCAAAAACCGTGTGTTGGTGCAGGGCTTGGTGTCGGTGAAGCTGGCGTTGATTTACGCCACGGTGCTGGGCATTCTCGGTGTCGGCTTGCTGTACACCCAGGCCAATGCCCTGGCGGCGCTGTTTGCCGTCATCGGCTTCGTGATCTACGTCGGCTTCTACAGCCTGTACCTGAAGCGCAAGTCGGTGCATGGCACGTTGGTGGGCAGCCTTTCAGGCGCAATGCCGCCGGTGATTGGTTACGTCGCGGTCAGCAACACCTTTGACCTTGCGGCGCTGACATTGCTGGTGATGTTCAGTCTGTGGCAGATGCCTCATTCGTACGCAATTGCGATCTTCCGCTTCAACGACTATCGCGCCGCTTCGATTCCGGTACTGCCGGTCAAGCGCGGGATTCGGGTTGCCAAGCGGCATATCCTGATCTACATCCTGGCGTTTCTGCTGGCGACCTTGATGCTGACCTTCGGCGGCTACGCCGGGCTCAACTATCTGGCCGTTGCGGCGGCGATGGGCATGTACTGGTTGTACATGGCCTGGACCGGCTACAAAGCCAAGGACGATACCGTTTGGGCACGTAAGCTGTTCGTGTTCTCCATCTTCACGATCACTGCATTGAGCGTGGCGATGTCGCTGGATTTTCAGGTAACTAAGGAGTTGCTGGTCACTTACGCAGCGCCTTAG
- the cyoD gene encoding cytochrome o ubiquinol oxidase subunit IV — protein sequence MANSHHSHDAASHEPASHGSFKSYMVGFVLSIILTAIPFGLVMFPTISKVATLWIVLIFAAVQVIVHLVYFLHLDRSAAQRNNVIAFAFAGLVIVLLVGLSTWIMFSIHTAMMAK from the coding sequence ATGGCGAATTCACATCATTCCCACGACGCTGCCAGCCACGAACCTGCAAGCCACGGTAGCTTCAAGTCGTACATGGTCGGTTTCGTACTGTCGATCATCCTGACCGCGATTCCTTTCGGCCTGGTGATGTTCCCGACCATTTCGAAAGTGGCCACGCTTTGGATCGTTCTGATCTTTGCAGCCGTTCAGGTGATTGTTCACCTGGTGTACTTCCTGCACCTCGACCGCTCGGCAGCACAGCGCAACAACGTGATCGCGTTTGCCTTCGCTGGCCTTGTGATTGTGTTGTTGGTTGGCTTGAGCACCTGGATCATGTTCAGCATTCACACCGCCATGATGGCGAAGTGA
- a CDS encoding cytochrome o ubiquinol oxidase subunit III gives MSNLVFDGAKGHDHGHDHEHDHGHHDAGEMKIYGFWIYLMTDCILFASIFAIYAVLVNNVAGGPAGHDIFELPYVLGETACLLLSSITYGFAMLAMHKGNKSGVLGWLFVTFLFGLGFIGMEVNEFHLLISEGYGPNRSGFLSAFFTLVGTHGLHVTSGLIWMAIMMYQVSKHGLTNTNQTRLSMLSLFWHFLDVVWICVFTVVYLMGTI, from the coding sequence ATGTCGAACTTAGTATTTGATGGTGCGAAGGGTCACGACCACGGTCATGACCACGAGCACGACCATGGTCACCACGACGCCGGCGAGATGAAAATCTACGGCTTCTGGATCTACCTGATGACCGACTGCATTCTGTTTGCGTCGATCTTCGCCATTTACGCCGTACTGGTTAACAACGTTGCAGGCGGTCCTGCGGGCCACGACATTTTCGAACTGCCGTACGTGCTTGGCGAAACCGCCTGCCTGTTGCTCAGCTCGATCACCTACGGCTTCGCCATGCTGGCGATGCACAAGGGCAACAAGTCGGGCGTGTTGGGCTGGTTGTTCGTGACCTTCCTGTTCGGCCTGGGCTTCATCGGTATGGAGGTCAATGAGTTCCACCTGCTGATCTCCGAAGGTTACGGTCCTAACCGCAGTGGCTTCCTGTCGGCGTTCTTCACGCTGGTCGGCACCCACGGCCTGCACGTGACCAGTGGTCTGATCTGGATGGCGATCATGATGTATCAGGTCTCCAAGCATGGTCTAACCAATACCAATCAGACTCGCCTGAGCATGCTCAGCCTGTTCTGGCACTTCCTGGACGTTGTCTGGATCTGCGTGTTCACCGTTGTCTATCTGATGGGGACCATTTAA
- the cyoB gene encoding cytochrome o ubiquinol oxidase subunit I, with amino-acid sequence MFGKLSLDAVPFHEPIVMITLAMIAIGGVAVLGLVTYFKKWTYLWTEWLTSVDHKKIGVMYIIIAMVMLLRGFSDAIMMRSQQALAVEGSPGYLPPEHYDQIFTAHGVIMIIFMAMPFFTGLMNIVLPLQIGARDVAFPFLNSLSLYLLISGVVLINVSLGVGEFARTGWVAYPPLSELGYSPGVGVDYYIWALQLSGLGTTLTGVNFLVTVLKMRTPGMKLMDMPIFTWTCTWANVLIVASFPILTGTLAFLTLDRYLDFHIFTNELGGNPMMYVNLFWAWGHPEVYILILPAFGVFSEVISTFTGKRLFGHHSMIYASGAISILGFMVWLHHFFTMGSGASVNAFFGLATMLISIPTGVKLFNWLFTIYQGRLRFTAPVLWTLGFMVTFSIGGMTGVLLAIPGADFVLHNSLFVIAHFHNVIIGGAVFGYIAGFAFWFPKAFGFKLNEKWGKAAFGFWISGFYVAFMPLYALGFMGMTRRLNTTENPEWTPYLYVAFVGAVLVAMGIACQLIQIYVSIRDREQNRDLTGDPWNGHTLEWSTSSPPPFYNFAELPKANEIDPFYAAKRDGEAYKVPAKYSDIHMPNNTATGLVMGALLTVFGFAMIWHIFWLAAVSLIGTIVYFVIHAARDDQGFMVPASEVARIEGEQHAILAKVRNDQTNTPVNKLEQA; translated from the coding sequence ATGTTTGGTAAATTAAGTCTGGACGCGGTTCCGTTCCACGAACCGATAGTCATGATCACGCTTGCCATGATCGCTATCGGCGGCGTGGCGGTTTTGGGGCTGGTCACGTACTTCAAAAAGTGGACCTACCTGTGGACCGAGTGGCTGACATCTGTCGACCACAAAAAAATCGGCGTCATGTACATCATCATCGCGATGGTCATGCTGCTGCGTGGTTTCTCCGACGCCATCATGATGCGTTCCCAGCAGGCGCTCGCCGTCGAGGGATCGCCTGGCTACCTGCCGCCTGAACACTATGACCAGATCTTCACCGCTCACGGTGTGATCATGATCATCTTCATGGCGATGCCGTTCTTCACCGGTCTGATGAACATCGTTCTGCCTCTGCAGATCGGCGCTCGTGACGTGGCTTTCCCGTTCCTGAACTCCTTGAGCCTGTACCTGCTGATCTCCGGCGTGGTTCTGATCAACGTGTCTCTGGGTGTTGGCGAGTTCGCACGTACCGGTTGGGTTGCCTATCCGCCGCTGTCAGAACTGGGCTATAGCCCGGGCGTGGGCGTGGACTACTACATCTGGGCACTACAGCTTTCAGGACTGGGGACAACGTTAACCGGGGTCAACTTCCTGGTGACGGTCCTGAAGATGCGTACGCCTGGCATGAAACTCATGGACATGCCGATCTTCACCTGGACCTGCACCTGGGCCAACGTCCTGATCGTGGCTTCGTTCCCGATCCTGACCGGCACCCTGGCATTCCTGACGCTTGACCGTTACCTGGACTTCCACATCTTCACGAACGAATTGGGTGGTAACCCGATGATGTACGTGAACCTGTTCTGGGCGTGGGGTCACCCTGAGGTATACATCCTGATTCTGCCGGCGTTCGGTGTCTTCTCCGAAGTCATCTCGACGTTCACCGGCAAGCGTCTGTTCGGCCACCACTCGATGATCTACGCCTCTGGTGCGATCTCGATTCTGGGCTTCATGGTCTGGCTGCACCACTTCTTCACCATGGGTTCGGGTGCAAGCGTCAACGCCTTCTTCGGTCTGGCAACGATGCTGATCTCCATCCCGACGGGTGTGAAACTGTTCAACTGGCTGTTCACGATTTATCAGGGTCGTCTGCGCTTCACCGCGCCCGTGTTGTGGACCCTGGGCTTCATGGTGACGTTCTCCATCGGCGGTATGACTGGCGTTCTGCTGGCCATCCCGGGTGCCGACTTCGTCCTGCACAACAGCCTGTTCGTGATCGCGCACTTCCATAACGTGATCATCGGTGGTGCCGTATTCGGTTACATCGCAGGCTTCGCGTTCTGGTTCCCTAAAGCGTTCGGCTTCAAGCTGAACGAGAAGTGGGGCAAGGCAGCGTTCGGTTTCTGGATCAGCGGTTTCTATGTCGCCTTCATGCCGCTCTACGCATTGGGCTTCATGGGCATGACTCGTCGTCTGAACACCACTGAAAACCCGGAATGGACGCCATATCTGTATGTGGCTTTCGTAGGTGCCGTCCTGGTTGCAATGGGTATTGCCTGCCAGCTGATCCAGATCTACGTGAGTATTCGTGACCGCGAGCAGAACCGCGATCTGACCGGTGACCCATGGAATGGCCACACCCTGGAATGGTCCACTTCGTCGCCACCGCCGTTCTACAACTTTGCAGAGCTGCCAAAAGCGAACGAGATCGACCCGTTCTACGCCGCCAAGCGTGATGGCGAGGCGTACAAGGTTCCGGCCAAGTACTCCGACATCCACATGCCTAACAACACGGCAACAGGTCTGGTGATGGGCGCGCTGTTGACGGTCTTCGGTTTCGCGATGATCTGGCACATCTTCTGGCTGGCCGCTGTCAGTCTGATCGGTACCATCGTCTACTTCGTGATTCACGCTGCACGCGACGATCAGGGCTTCATGGTGCCTGCATCCGAAGTGGCACGTATCGAAGGCGAGCAGCATGCGATCCTGGCCAAGGTTCGCAATGACCAGACAAACACTCCTGTCAACAAGCTGGAGCAGGCATAA
- the cyoA gene encoding ubiquinol oxidase subunit II produces MSKKRYPRFFGFLALFSMLLLSGCDYTLLDPKGHVGIQERDLIITATLLMLLVVVPVIFMTIIFAWKYRATNKSATYTPDWAHSTRIELVVWLVPLAIIIVLGYVTYKSTHALDPYRPLESDVKPVTIEVVALDWKWLFIYPEQGIATVNKIVFPANTPINFRITSDSVMNSFFIPALGGQIYAMAGMQTKLHLIANENGEFDGISANYSGAGFTGMKFKATATSQADFEAWVADVKNSPKQLATAEYSALAKPSERNPVELYSSVTPNLFQIIIDKYEGMKPGKIVHEKKEVAGTEGMEMGKHSAAQAEE; encoded by the coding sequence ATGAGTAAAAAAAGGTACCCCAGGTTTTTTGGCTTCTTGGCCCTTTTCAGCATGCTCCTGCTCAGCGGGTGCGACTACACCTTGCTGGATCCAAAAGGCCATGTCGGCATTCAAGAGCGTGATCTGATCATCACTGCCACCTTGCTCATGCTGCTGGTGGTGGTGCCGGTCATTTTCATGACCATCATCTTCGCCTGGAAGTATCGCGCTACCAACAAGAGCGCGACGTATACGCCTGATTGGGCGCATTCAACCCGGATTGAACTGGTGGTCTGGCTGGTTCCATTGGCCATCATCATCGTTCTCGGCTATGTCACGTACAAGTCGACCCACGCGCTGGACCCTTACCGTCCGCTCGAATCCGACGTCAAGCCAGTGACCATCGAAGTGGTCGCCCTGGACTGGAAATGGCTGTTCATTTACCCGGAACAAGGCATTGCCACCGTCAACAAGATCGTGTTCCCGGCCAACACGCCGATCAATTTCCGAATCACCTCTGATTCGGTCATGAACTCGTTCTTTATCCCTGCATTGGGTGGCCAGATCTACGCGATGGCCGGGATGCAGACTAAGCTTCACCTTATCGCCAACGAAAATGGCGAGTTCGACGGCATCTCCGCCAACTACAGTGGCGCAGGTTTCACCGGCATGAAATTCAAGGCGACTGCCACCTCGCAGGCTGACTTCGAAGCCTGGGTTGCCGACGTCAAGAATTCACCGAAGCAACTGGCAACGGCTGAATACTCTGCGCTGGCCAAGCCCAGCGAGCGTAATCCCGTTGAACTCTACTCCTCGGTCACTCCGAACCTGTTCCAGATCATCATCGACAAGTATGAAGGTATGAAGCCGGGCAAGATTGTCCACGAGAAGAAAGAAGTGGCGGGTACGGAAGGGATGGAAATGGGTAAGCATTCAGCTGCGCAGGCAGAGGAGTAA
- a CDS encoding disulfide bond formation protein B — MTDEILNLRREKRFLVLLGIICLALIGGALYMQVVLGEAPCPLCILQRYALLFIAVFAFIGVAMPGRVSLTICEALVVLSAVGGLLAAGRHVYIQTHPTESCGIDVLQPIVDGLPLASLFPLGFQVGGFCETPYPPVLGLSLAQWALVAFVLTVVLVPVGIIRNRMKAR, encoded by the coding sequence ATGACTGACGAGATATTGAACCTGCGGCGTGAAAAGCGGTTCCTGGTATTGCTGGGTATCATCTGCCTGGCCTTGATCGGCGGAGCGTTGTACATGCAGGTGGTGCTGGGTGAGGCCCCTTGCCCGTTGTGCATTCTGCAACGGTATGCGCTGTTGTTCATTGCCGTGTTTGCCTTCATCGGTGTTGCAATGCCGGGGCGTGTAAGCCTGACGATTTGTGAGGCGCTGGTGGTTCTAAGCGCGGTGGGCGGGCTTTTGGCTGCCGGGCGTCACGTCTACATCCAGACGCACCCGACCGAGAGCTGCGGCATCGATGTGCTGCAGCCGATCGTCGACGGTCTGCCCCTGGCATCGTTGTTTCCGCTCGGTTTTCAGGTCGGCGGTTTCTGTGAGACGCCATATCCGCCAGTTCTGGGTTTGTCTCTGGCGCAGTGGGCATTGGTGGCTTTTGTGCTGACCGTTGTGCTGGTCCCGGTGGGAATTATTCGCAACCGGATGAAAGCACGCTGA